In one window of Bizionia sp. M204 DNA:
- a CDS encoding response regulator transcription factor, with amino-acid sequence MKKRNIKILLVDDEPDILEIVGYNLSSEGYEIFTAKNGLKAVKLAKKVRPHLIIMDVMMPEMDGIEACELLRKEPDLKETIITFLTARGEDYSQVAGFDAGADDYITKPIKPKVLISKVKSLLRRFKEDTPTEAIVEIGNLVINREEYKIVLNDEELILPRKEFELLSLLASKPGKVFKREDILDKVWGNEVVVGGRTIDVHIRKLREKIGDDSFKTVKGVGYKFVD; translated from the coding sequence ATGAAAAAACGCAATATCAAAATTTTATTAGTAGATGACGAACCAGATATTTTAGAAATAGTTGGGTATAATTTATCTTCTGAAGGCTATGAAATTTTTACAGCAAAAAATGGATTGAAAGCCGTAAAACTTGCAAAAAAAGTAAGGCCGCATCTGATTATAATGGATGTTATGATGCCTGAAATGGACGGTATTGAAGCCTGTGAGCTTCTGCGCAAAGAACCCGATTTAAAAGAAACTATTATAACCTTTTTAACTGCTCGTGGTGAAGATTATTCGCAAGTTGCGGGATTTGACGCAGGAGCTGATGATTATATTACGAAACCTATAAAACCTAAAGTTTTAATCAGTAAAGTGAAATCGTTATTGCGTCGTTTCAAAGAAGATACACCAACGGAAGCCATTGTTGAAATTGGTAATTTGGTGATTAATAGGGAAGAGTATAAAATTGTTCTAAATGATGAGGAACTAATTTTGCCTAGAAAAGAATTTGAATTATTATCTTTATTGGCATCAAAACCAGGCAAAGTTTTTAAAAGAGAAGATATCCTTGATAAAGTCTGGGGAAATGAAGTGGTTGTTGGTGGTCGTACTATAGATGTTCATATTAGAAAATTACGTGAAAAAATTGGAGACGATTCATTTAAAACCGTTAAAGGTGTTGGTTATAAGTTTGTGGATTAA
- a CDS encoding MGMT family protein, which yields MKLETLNFYEKVYEVARLIPYGRVTSYGAIAKYLEAARSARMVGYAMNGSHTKDVPAHRVVNRKGLLTGKHHFHGTNLMQQLLENEGVKVIENQIQDFDRLFWEPMREL from the coding sequence ATGAAATTAGAAACGCTTAATTTTTATGAGAAGGTTTATGAGGTGGCAAGGCTAATTCCTTATGGTCGTGTAACTAGTTACGGTGCTATTGCCAAATATTTGGAAGCAGCACGCAGCGCACGAATGGTTGGTTATGCTATGAATGGTTCGCACACCAAGGATGTTCCGGCACATCGCGTAGTAAATAGAAAAGGTTTGTTAACTGGTAAGCATCATTTTCATGGTACCAACCTCATGCAACAACTTTTAGAAAATGAAGGTGTTAAGGTGATTGAAAATCAAATTCAGGATTTTGATAGGCTTTTTTGGGAACCTATGAGGGAGCTATAA
- a CDS encoding acyl-CoA dehydrogenase family protein, protein MKPDLFEAPDYYNLDELLTEEHKLVRDAAREWVKRDVSPIIEEAAQNAEFPKSIIGGLAEIGAFGPYIPEEYGGAGLDQISYGLIMQEIERGDSGVRSTASVQSSLVMYPIWKYGNEAQRNKYLPKLASGEWIGSFGLTEPDHGSNPGGMTTNFKDMGDHYLLNGAKMWISNAPFCQIAVVWAKNEEGRIHGLIVERGMEGFTTPETHNKWSLRASATGELIFDNVKIPKENLLPNKSGLGAPLGCLDSARFGIAWGAIGAAMDCYDTALRYSKERIQFGKPIGQFQLQQKKLAEMITEITKAQLLAWRLGVMRENGTATSAQISMAKRNNVEMAIKIAREARQMLGGMGITGEYSIMRHSMNLESVITYEGTHDIHLLITGMDVTGLNAFK, encoded by the coding sequence ATGAAGCCAGATTTATTTGAAGCTCCTGATTATTATAACTTGGATGAGCTTTTAACAGAAGAACATAAATTAGTACGTGATGCTGCTAGAGAATGGGTGAAGCGCGATGTATCTCCAATTATTGAAGAAGCTGCACAAAATGCAGAATTTCCTAAATCTATTATTGGAGGACTAGCAGAGATTGGTGCTTTTGGCCCGTATATTCCAGAAGAATATGGTGGCGCAGGATTGGATCAAATATCTTATGGCTTAATCATGCAGGAAATTGAACGTGGTGATTCTGGGGTTAGAAGTACAGCTTCGGTTCAATCGTCTTTAGTTATGTACCCAATTTGGAAATATGGTAATGAGGCACAACGCAACAAATATTTACCAAAATTAGCATCTGGTGAATGGATTGGTTCTTTTGGATTAACGGAACCTGATCATGGATCTAATCCTGGCGGCATGACAACAAACTTTAAAGATATGGGTGACCACTATCTTTTAAATGGTGCAAAAATGTGGATTTCCAACGCACCATTTTGTCAAATAGCTGTGGTTTGGGCTAAAAATGAAGAAGGCCGTATTCACGGATTAATTGTAGAACGCGGTATGGAAGGTTTTACAACACCTGAAACCCATAATAAATGGTCGCTTCGTGCCTCTGCAACTGGCGAACTTATTTTTGATAATGTAAAAATTCCTAAAGAGAACCTATTACCAAACAAATCTGGATTAGGCGCTCCACTTGGCTGTCTAGACTCTGCACGTTTTGGTATTGCTTGGGGAGCTATTGGAGCAGCTATGGATTGTTATGATACCGCTTTACGTTACAGTAAAGAACGTATTCAATTTGGCAAACCCATTGGACAATTTCAATTGCAACAAAAAAAATTAGCAGAAATGATTACCGAAATCACCAAAGCACAATTATTAGCTTGGAGACTTGGTGTTATGCGTGAAAACGGAACCGCAACATCTGCACAAATATCTATGGCAAAACGTAATAATGTGGAGATGGCCATTAAAATTGCACGTGAAGCACGCCAAATGTTAGGTGGCATGGGAATTACGGGTGAATATTCTATTATGCGCCATTCCATGAACCTTGAAAGTGTTATTACTTATGAAGGCACGCATGACATTCATTTACTCATTACAGGAATGGATGTTACAGGATTAAATGCTTTTAAATAA
- a CDS encoding NifU family protein → MTTEELRLNIEKALDEIRPFLQSDGGDISLLSIEDDKLVKVQLQGACVGCSVNQMTLKSGVEMTIKKYAPQIQEVINVEA, encoded by the coding sequence ATGACCACAGAAGAACTACGATTAAACATTGAAAAGGCACTGGATGAAATCCGTCCATTTTTACAAAGTGATGGAGGCGATATTTCGTTGTTATCTATTGAAGATGATAAACTTGTTAAGGTGCAATTGCAAGGTGCATGTGTAGGTTGTAGCGTAAACCAAATGACCTTAAAGTCAGGTGTAGAAATGACAATTAAAAAGTATGCACCACAAATACAAGAGGTTATAAATGTTGAAGCTTAA
- a CDS encoding Mrp/NBP35 family ATP-binding protein: MKLEKQDILKALETITVPGEGQNMVASGAVKNVMTFGDEVIVDITITNPTLQAKKKTEVEILKAIHEHVYEKAKITINVKVDVPAAKPKNEIKGKAIPGIKNIIAVASGKGGVGKSTVTANLAVTLSKMGFKVGVLDADIYGPSMPIMFDVENERPLATTIDGKSKMKPVENYGVKILSIGFFTQPNQAVVWRGPMAAKALNQMIFDAHWGELDFMLIDLPPGTGDIHLSIMQSLPITGAVVVSTPQNVALADAKKGVAMFQQESINVPVLGIIENMAYFTPEELPNNKYYIFGQEGAKNLASDLNVRFLGEIPLVQSIREAGDLGRPAAMQTATPLEKAFEKLTQNVVEEVVKRNDDLPPTEAIKITTMAGCSAVKK, from the coding sequence ATGAAATTAGAAAAACAAGATATATTAAAGGCACTCGAAACCATAACAGTTCCTGGCGAAGGGCAAAATATGGTGGCAAGTGGTGCTGTAAAAAATGTGATGACCTTTGGTGATGAGGTTATTGTAGATATTACCATTACCAATCCAACCTTACAAGCCAAAAAGAAAACTGAAGTTGAAATACTAAAAGCTATTCATGAGCATGTTTATGAAAAAGCTAAAATCACTATTAATGTGAAGGTAGATGTGCCAGCTGCAAAACCTAAAAATGAAATTAAAGGAAAAGCCATTCCTGGTATTAAAAATATAATAGCTGTAGCTTCCGGAAAAGGAGGTGTAGGAAAATCTACTGTTACGGCAAATTTAGCCGTAACCTTATCTAAAATGGGTTTTAAAGTTGGGGTTTTGGATGCCGATATTTACGGACCATCCATGCCAATTATGTTCGATGTTGAAAATGAAAGACCTTTAGCAACCACAATTGATGGAAAATCTAAAATGAAACCCGTTGAAAATTACGGTGTTAAAATTTTATCCATTGGCTTTTTTACACAACCAAATCAAGCGGTTGTTTGGCGTGGTCCTATGGCAGCAAAAGCATTAAATCAAATGATTTTTGATGCTCATTGGGGCGAACTCGATTTCATGTTAATTGATTTACCACCTGGAACAGGAGATATTCACTTAAGCATTATGCAATCGCTTCCTATTACAGGAGCAGTAGTTGTTAGTACACCACAAAATGTGGCACTCGCCGATGCTAAAAAAGGTGTCGCCATGTTTCAACAAGAAAGCATTAATGTACCCGTTTTAGGGATTATAGAAAATATGGCTTATTTCACACCAGAGGAATTACCAAATAATAAATATTATATATTTGGTCAAGAAGGTGCTAAAAATTTAGCTTCGGATTTAAATGTGCGTTTTCTTGGTGAAATTCCATTAGTGCAAAGTATCCGTGAAGCAGGGGATTTAGGTCGTCCAGCAGCCATGCAAACAGCAACACCACTTGAAAAAGCTTTTGAAAAGTTGACCCAAAATGTTGTTGAAGAAGTAGTAAAGCGTAATGATGATTTACCACCAACTGAAGCAATTAAAATTACCACCATGGCTGGATGTTCAGCCGTTAAAAAATAG
- a CDS encoding 2Fe-2S iron-sulfur cluster-binding protein yields the protein MEQDINITIIDRDGVSHSIEAPTDMAMNLMEVVRSYELAPEGTIGICGGMAMCASCQCYVLSDTPLPEKQDDEEAMLSEAFNVKDNSRLGCQIQMTPEMEGLKVELAPEE from the coding sequence ATGGAACAAGATATTAATATAACAATTATAGACCGTGATGGGGTTTCTCATTCTATTGAAGCACCTACAGACATGGCTATGAATCTCATGGAAGTTGTTCGTAGTTATGAGTTAGCTCCAGAAGGAACTATAGGTATTTGTGGCGGTATGGCTATGTGTGCTAGTTGTCAATGTTATGTTTTAAGTGATACACCATTACCGGAAAAGCAAGATGATGAAGAAGCCATGTTGTCTGAAGCATTTAATGTAAAAGATAATTCGCGTTTAGGCTGTCAAATCCAAATGACACCGGAAATGGAAGGGTTAAAAGTAGAATTAGCGCCAGAAGAATAG
- a CDS encoding glycosyltransferase: MEEKKHILVAPINWGLGHATRCIPIIKALLQQNFIPILASDGAALTLLKYEFPELTCLELPAYNITYAKNGKNFKYKLLKDSPKILKNIKAEKLATDKIIAEYQIKGLISDNRFGVYSRDIPSVFITHQLRVLSGSTTWFSTKMHSHIINKFTQCWVPDVAESTNLSGKLGHTKKPNSKVKYIGPLSRFVKKKLPIKHDVLVILSGPEPQRQYLETKLLHEFATFNGHVILVKGIVESEILKNVVGNITIYNYLTSSLLEDAINQSQLIVSRSGYTTIMDLAKLEKKAFFIPTPGQFEQNYLAERLQETNLAPYCKQDEFTMDKLKSVCDYKGLSAYNYKIDYTDLFSLFHTE; encoded by the coding sequence ATGGAAGAAAAAAAACACATTTTGGTTGCGCCTATAAATTGGGGACTTGGTCATGCTACTAGATGCATTCCAATTATTAAGGCACTCCTTCAGCAAAATTTTATACCCATATTGGCTAGTGATGGTGCTGCATTGACTTTACTGAAGTATGAATTCCCTGAACTTACTTGTTTAGAGTTACCCGCTTACAATATTACCTATGCAAAAAATGGGAAAAACTTTAAATACAAACTACTTAAAGATTCTCCAAAAATTTTAAAAAATATAAAGGCAGAAAAATTAGCAACCGATAAAATTATTGCCGAATATCAAATTAAAGGCCTTATTTCAGATAATCGTTTTGGTGTGTATTCACGTGACATCCCTTCGGTATTTATCACGCATCAACTGCGAGTTTTAAGCGGAAGCACCACATGGTTTAGTACTAAAATGCATAGTCATATTATAAATAAATTCACCCAATGTTGGGTTCCCGACGTTGCTGAAAGCACTAATTTAAGCGGCAAACTAGGACATACTAAAAAGCCCAATTCTAAAGTAAAATATATAGGTCCATTAAGCCGATTTGTTAAAAAAAAGCTTCCAATAAAACACGACGTTCTTGTTATTCTTTCTGGCCCCGAGCCGCAACGTCAATATTTAGAAACAAAGCTCTTGCATGAATTTGCTACATTTAATGGCCACGTAATTTTGGTAAAAGGCATTGTAGAAAGCGAAATACTAAAAAATGTTGTTGGTAATATCACGATTTACAATTATTTAACTAGTAGTTTGTTGGAAGATGCTATCAACCAAAGTCAATTAATTGTTTCAAGATCAGGTTACACAACCATCATGGATTTAGCAAAATTAGAGAAGAAAGCCTTCTTTATTCCCACTCCAGGACAATTTGAGCAAAACTATTTAGCTGAACGGTTGCAAGAAACCAATTTGGCTCCCTATTGCAAACAGGATGAATTTACCATGGACAAACTGAAGTCTGTATGCGATTACAAAGGTTTGAGTGCTTATAATTATAAGATAGATTATACCGACTTATTTAGCCTTTTCCATACTGAATGA
- a CDS encoding metallophosphoesterase: MISSKKRLDRALHEAKIIKFDNRSKFVLFSDCHRGDNSFADDFANNQNAYFHALKHYYAEGFTYIELGDGDELWEHRTFKTIFEAHKHVYLLLKEFYKNNRLHLLYGNHDMVYKDPNYVKKHLSTYFEPITGKAEPLFPDIQINEAIVLKHEETQQELFLTHGHQADWWNYTFWKWSRFLVRVLWKPLNVMGISNPTSPAKNRLELMRIERLIKNWITQNNNLITIVGHTHRPRFPEPKDIAFFNDGSCVFPRSITGIEIENGEIALIKWQIATTDDGTLRVVRVLLEGPRKLTDYQAK, from the coding sequence ATGATATCCAGCAAAAAACGTTTAGATAGAGCTTTACATGAGGCAAAAATCATCAAGTTTGATAATCGTTCTAAATTTGTACTATTTAGTGATTGTCACAGAGGCGACAATAGTTTTGCCGACGATTTCGCCAACAATCAAAACGCCTATTTCCATGCCTTAAAACACTATTATGCTGAAGGGTTCACTTATATTGAACTAGGTGATGGTGATGAGCTTTGGGAACACAGAACCTTCAAAACCATTTTTGAAGCGCATAAGCATGTGTATTTATTGCTCAAGGAATTCTACAAAAACAACCGATTGCATCTACTATATGGAAATCATGACATGGTTTACAAAGACCCTAATTATGTTAAAAAGCATTTATCCACTTATTTTGAACCCATAACCGGAAAGGCGGAACCTTTATTTCCTGATATTCAAATTAATGAAGCTATTGTTTTAAAGCATGAAGAAACGCAACAAGAACTTTTTTTAACCCACGGTCATCAAGCTGATTGGTGGAATTATACGTTTTGGAAATGGAGCCGATTTTTGGTTCGTGTTCTATGGAAACCCTTAAATGTGATGGGAATATCAAACCCCACAAGTCCTGCAAAAAACCGTTTGGAATTGATGCGAATTGAACGACTTATAAAAAACTGGATTACACAAAATAACAATCTGATTACCATTGTTGGGCATACCCACAGACCTCGATTTCCAGAACCAAAGGACATAGCTTTTTTTAATGATGGTTCTTGTGTTTTCCCTAGAAGTATTACTGGTATTGAAATTGAAAATGGCGAAATAGCGTTAATAAAATGGCAAATTGCAACAACGGATGATGGCACATTACGAGTTGTACGTGTGCTACTAGAAGGACCACGAAAATTAACAGATTACCAAGCTAAATAG
- a CDS encoding LysE family transporter: MNITLVFFISFLTTFLATLPPGLLNMTAAKISLKENLTRGIMFSLGACLIIIFQALIATVFARYLSNHPDVIEILRIVALIIFAIISVYFLFIAKSTEKEKKDVDVRSKTSRFFHGMFLSSINVFPIPFQAYVAISLASFGVLEFHNIGIASYVLGASSGAFVALYIYMIFFDKIKDRKIASQKSMNYLIGIITGLVAIVTLFNILKDL, encoded by the coding sequence GTGAATATAACGCTTGTTTTCTTTATTAGTTTTCTGACAACTTTCTTGGCAACATTGCCACCAGGATTGTTGAACATGACAGCTGCTAAAATCAGCTTAAAAGAAAACCTGACTCGAGGGATTATGTTCTCTTTAGGCGCTTGTTTAATCATTATATTTCAGGCGCTAATAGCAACTGTTTTTGCACGCTATTTAAGTAATCATCCAGACGTTATTGAAATTTTACGTATCGTGGCTTTAATTATTTTCGCCATAATAAGTGTGTACTTTCTGTTTATAGCCAAGAGTACTGAAAAAGAGAAAAAAGATGTTGATGTTCGGAGTAAAACAAGCCGATTTTTTCATGGTATGTTTTTGTCGTCTATAAATGTCTTTCCTATTCCATTCCAAGCTTATGTAGCTATTAGTTTAGCGTCATTTGGAGTATTAGAATTTCATAACATTGGAATTGCTTCGTATGTGTTAGGTGCCTCTTCTGGGGCTTTTGTGGCTTTGTATATTTACATGATCTTTTTTGATAAAATTAAAGATCGGAAAATAGCCTCTCAAAAAAGCATGAATTATCTTATTGGTATTATTACTGGACTGGTGGCAATTGTAACGCTCTTCAATATTTTAAAGGATTTATAA
- a CDS encoding NAD(P)/FAD-dependent oxidoreductase translates to MIKTDILIIGAGPTGLFTVFEAGLLKLKCHLIDALPQAGGQCTELYPKKPIYDIPAYPEILAGDLTLKLLEQCKQFEPGFTLGERAETIEKQEDGSFIVTTNKGTQHQAPVVAIAGGLGSFEPRKPLIDNLAHFEDKGVEYMIKDPEIYRDKKVVIAGGGDSALDWSIFLSNIASEVTLIHRRNEFRGHLDSVEKVQELKNQGKINLITPAEVIGLVGHNKLQAVVVSQPTQIETEYEIECDHFIPLFGLSPKLGPIADWGLEIEKNAIKVDNCLDYQTNIPGIFAIGDVNTYPGKLKLILCGFHEATLMCQSAYKIINPGKRYVLKYTTVAGVDGFDGSRKEAPKAVVKAFD, encoded by the coding sequence ATGATCAAAACAGATATACTTATTATTGGCGCTGGGCCAACCGGATTATTTACCGTTTTTGAAGCTGGATTATTAAAGTTAAAATGTCATCTTATTGATGCATTACCACAAGCAGGTGGGCAATGTACCGAACTATATCCTAAAAAACCCATTTATGATATTCCCGCTTACCCAGAAATTTTGGCTGGCGATTTAACACTTAAACTCTTGGAGCAATGCAAGCAATTTGAACCAGGATTTACACTGGGTGAACGAGCCGAAACCATAGAAAAACAAGAAGATGGCAGTTTTATTGTAACGACCAATAAAGGAACACAGCATCAAGCACCTGTTGTTGCTATTGCTGGTGGTTTGGGTAGTTTTGAACCACGAAAACCGTTAATTGATAATCTGGCACATTTTGAAGATAAAGGTGTGGAATACATGATTAAAGATCCTGAAATTTATCGTGATAAAAAAGTGGTAATTGCGGGAGGTGGCGATTCGGCATTGGACTGGAGTATATTTTTAAGCAATATAGCAAGCGAGGTAACCCTTATTCACCGTAGAAATGAATTCCGTGGCCATTTGGATTCTGTTGAAAAAGTTCAAGAACTAAAAAATCAAGGAAAAATAAATCTGATTACACCTGCTGAAGTCATTGGTCTGGTTGGGCATAATAAACTTCAAGCTGTGGTGGTGTCACAACCCACCCAAATTGAAACAGAATATGAAATCGAGTGCGACCATTTTATTCCGCTTTTCGGGCTATCGCCTAAATTGGGTCCTATTGCCGATTGGGGATTAGAAATTGAAAAAAATGCCATTAAAGTAGATAATTGCTTGGATTATCAAACTAATATTCCCGGAATTTTTGCCATTGGAGATGTTAACACATATCCAGGTAAATTAAAACTAATTTTATGTGGTTTCCATGAGGCAACACTCATGTGTCAATCAGCTTATAAAATTATAAATCCAGGAAAACGCTATGTGCTAAAGTATACAACCGTAGCTGGCGTAGATGGTTTTGATGGTAGTAGAAAAGAAGCGCCAAAGGCTGTAGTTAAAGCCTTCGATTAA
- a CDS encoding DUF1508 domain-containing protein, with the protein MALFKIFVDKKGLYHFLLKSDSKHIVFISAGFSSKANCIKKIQTVKHNSKNDRAFSRLKSKYGNPYFKFRKIKTDETIGISELFLNKSLMERKIEAIKQSAVHAPIDKLTYTI; encoded by the coding sequence ATGGCATTATTTAAAATATTTGTAGATAAGAAAGGACTTTACCACTTTTTATTAAAATCCGATTCCAAACATATCGTTTTTATAAGTGCAGGCTTTTCTTCTAAAGCAAATTGCATTAAGAAAATTCAAACTGTAAAACATAATTCGAAAAATGATCGTGCATTTTCCCGTTTAAAATCAAAATATGGCAATCCCTATTTTAAATTTAGAAAAATTAAAACGGACGAAACAATTGGCATTAGTGAGTTGTTTTTAAATAAATCATTAATGGAGCGTAAAATTGAAGCCATTAAGCAATCGGCAGTTCATGCTCCTATTGATAAGTTAACCTATACTATTTAG
- a CDS encoding cell wall metabolism sensor histidine kinase WalK — protein sequence MQKLKKTYKFAIKTSLFITILLTLLLSVFLFALQAFTWLIIPFVLLFGAVSFVIIQYRVERFIYRRVKKIYDDLTLLESASLTKQPITTDMATLTKEIDKYAKDKKLEIETLKVREEYRKEFLGNVSHELKTPLFTVQGYILTLLDGAIDDKRIRKRYLQRASKGVERLIYIVKDLDMITKLEVGDLSLKKEVFDVVELIKNVFELLEMKAAKKKITLTFDRVYPEAILVYADKERIEQVITNLVVNSIKYGREKGTTEIGIENLIKNKVIVRVTDNGEGITEENLSRIFERFFRVDKSGSRKEGGSGLGLSIVKHIIEAHNERIYMESELEVGSEFSFSMEKAK from the coding sequence ATGCAAAAACTAAAAAAAACGTATAAGTTCGCGATTAAAACATCGCTATTTATTACCATATTGTTAACACTCCTTTTGAGTGTTTTTTTGTTTGCCCTTCAAGCATTTACATGGCTAATTATACCATTTGTTTTACTGTTTGGAGCAGTTTCCTTTGTTATTATTCAATATCGCGTAGAGCGCTTTATATATAGACGTGTAAAAAAAATATACGACGATTTAACCCTTCTAGAATCAGCTTCTTTAACCAAACAACCCATAACTACTGATATGGCAACGCTTACCAAGGAAATTGATAAGTATGCAAAAGACAAGAAATTGGAAATTGAAACGCTTAAAGTTCGTGAGGAATACCGAAAAGAATTTTTAGGAAACGTATCTCATGAATTAAAAACACCATTATTCACTGTTCAGGGCTATATTTTAACCTTATTAGATGGTGCTATTGATGATAAACGTATTCGAAAACGCTATTTACAGCGGGCTAGTAAAGGTGTAGAACGCCTTATTTATATTGTGAAAGATTTGGATATGATTACCAAATTAGAAGTGGGTGATTTAAGTTTAAAGAAAGAAGTTTTTGATGTGGTTGAACTCATTAAAAATGTTTTCGAATTGCTTGAAATGAAAGCCGCCAAAAAGAAAATCACTTTGACTTTTGATAGAGTTTACCCGGAAGCAATTCTAGTTTATGCAGATAAGGAACGGATTGAGCAAGTTATTACTAACCTTGTTGTAAACTCCATTAAATATGGAAGAGAAAAAGGCACCACAGAAATTGGCATTGAAAACTTAATTAAAAATAAAGTCATTGTTCGCGTTACTGATAATGGCGAAGGAATTACCGAAGAGAATTTATCACGAATTTTTGAACGCTTTTTCCGCGTTGATAAAAGTGGTTCGCGAAAAGAAGGTGGATCAGGTTTAGGCTTATCCATTGTAAAGCATATTATTGAAGCGCATAACGAGCGCATTTACATGGAAAGCGAATTGGAAGTGGGTAGCGAGTTTTCATTCAGTATGGAAAAGGCTAAATAA
- a CDS encoding T9SS type A sorting domain-containing protein, which translates to MKTITYLLFLFFMLFSRIGFAQSSDKNDMIQEENMENLSVYPNPVSHGKLYVVTKNNLTKQVEIYNVLGKKILSETLSGKELNISKIKPGIYIIKITENNISATRKLIVK; encoded by the coding sequence ATGAAAACGATTACCTATTTACTTTTTCTTTTTTTTATGCTTTTCAGCCGTATTGGCTTTGCACAATCATCAGATAAAAATGATATGATTCAGGAAGAAAACATGGAGAACTTATCCGTTTATCCAAATCCTGTTAGTCACGGTAAATTATATGTAGTTACTAAAAACAACTTAACAAAACAAGTTGAAATTTATAATGTTCTTGGTAAAAAAATTCTATCCGAAACACTTTCTGGCAAAGAATTAAACATCTCCAAAATAAAGCCAGGTATCTACATCATTAAGATTACGGAAAACAATATCAGCGCTACTAGAAAGCTGATTGTTAAATAA
- the trmB gene encoding tRNA (guanosine(46)-N7)-methyltransferase TrmB, with protein sequence MGSKNKLRRFNENETFKNVVQPTREELVNKEFALKGHWNRDFFKNEHPIVLELGCGKGEYTTAMAEKYPHKNFIGVDIKGARFWRGAKTALENNMPNVGFLRTQIELIDHAFAAHEVDEIWITFPDPQIKYKRTKHRMTNAEFLARYKTILKPDGVMNLKTDSEFMHGYTLGLLHGAGHEVLYANHNVYKQEGSPEEVTSIQTFYENQYLEQNKPITYIRFKIKG encoded by the coding sequence TTGGGTAGTAAAAATAAATTAAGACGTTTTAACGAAAACGAGACCTTTAAAAATGTTGTTCAACCAACACGTGAGGAGCTTGTGAATAAAGAATTTGCCTTAAAAGGACATTGGAATCGCGATTTTTTTAAAAATGAGCATCCTATCGTTTTAGAATTAGGTTGTGGTAAAGGTGAATATACCACGGCGATGGCAGAAAAATATCCCCATAAGAATTTTATTGGTGTGGATATAAAAGGTGCACGTTTTTGGCGAGGAGCTAAAACAGCACTTGAAAATAATATGCCTAATGTTGGTTTTTTGCGTACGCAGATTGAATTAATAGATCATGCTTTTGCCGCGCACGAGGTGGATGAAATTTGGATTACGTTTCCGGATCCACAAATAAAATATAAACGGACCAAGCACCGAATGACGAATGCTGAATTTCTAGCACGTTATAAAACCATTTTAAAACCAGATGGTGTCATGAATTTAAAAACCGATAGCGAATTTATGCATGGCTATACATTAGGTTTACTGCATGGAGCAGGTCATGAGGTGTTATACGCCAATCATAATGTTTATAAACAAGAAGGAAGTCCCGAGGAAGTAACGAGTATACAAACTTTTTACGAAAATCAATATTTAGAACAAAACAAACCAATTACGTATATTCGGTTTAAAATTAAAGGTTAG